From one Butyricimonas faecihominis genomic stretch:
- a CDS encoding DUF3871 family protein yields MNTSTLIPSQNEGLLPVLLGSNNIKQEEPTPYEVVNEPVRKDKRRKHFIEANTEPIDMIRLKSDCIVPVFSKDNEMTISHPSFIETVHKVASELFRGESIDEPDIMVSHVIKGRIPEAIHKPVAQLLESDKTIYYERMAFAFEIPTIYETIDGNRVNLCITGVRAYNRENLYSKKVAERFSVAIGFQNKVCCNLCTFTDGFKTDLRATSQHDLFREVMKLFQQYDAEKHLRLMKSFTSSYLTEHQFAQFLGKSRLYQCLPAKEKKLLPNMELTDSQVNIIAKAYYHDDNFKREHGENEINLWKFYNMLTGANKSSYIDNFLDRSLNSTQLTEGIDRALHGDNTYKWFIE; encoded by the coding sequence ATGAACACGTCAACATTAATTCCAAGTCAAAATGAAGGGTTATTGCCAGTTTTACTTGGCAGTAATAATATCAAGCAAGAAGAACCTACACCTTATGAAGTAGTGAATGAACCTGTTAGAAAGGACAAAAGGAGAAAACATTTTATTGAAGCTAACACTGAACCCATTGACATGATCCGTTTAAAAAGTGATTGCATCGTGCCAGTGTTCAGCAAGGATAACGAGATGACAATATCTCATCCCTCGTTTATAGAAACGGTACACAAGGTGGCGAGTGAACTGTTTAGAGGGGAAAGCATAGATGAACCAGATATAATGGTAAGTCACGTTATAAAGGGAAGGATACCAGAAGCGATACATAAACCAGTAGCTCAATTACTAGAAAGTGACAAGACGATCTACTACGAGAGAATGGCGTTTGCTTTTGAAATACCTACCATTTATGAAACGATAGACGGTAACAGGGTGAATTTATGTATTACAGGAGTGAGAGCTTATAACAGGGAGAACCTTTATTCAAAGAAAGTGGCAGAAAGGTTTAGTGTCGCTATTGGCTTCCAGAATAAAGTATGTTGCAACTTGTGTACATTTACTGACGGTTTTAAAACAGACCTTAGAGCCACGAGCCAGCATGACCTGTTTAGAGAGGTTATGAAGTTATTTCAACAGTACGATGCTGAAAAGCATTTACGGTTGATGAAGAGCTTCACTAGTTCTTACCTCACGGAACATCAATTCGCTCAATTCTTGGGGAAAAGCAGGTTGTATCAGTGCTTACCAGCAAAAGAGAAGAAGTTACTCCCTAACATGGAATTAACGGATTCACAGGTAAATATTATTGCCAAGGCGTATTACCATGATGATAACTTTAAAAGGGAGCATGGAGAGAACGAGATCAACTTGTGGAAATTCTATAACATGCTTACTGGTGCCAATAAAAGTAGTTACATAGATAACTTCCTAGATAGATCGTTAAACTCCACGCAATTAACGGAGGGAATAGATAGAGCGTTACATGGTGATAACACCTATAAATGGTTTATAGAGTAA
- a CDS encoding glycoside hydrolase family 73 protein, with amino-acid sequence MDTKWTDHLVAQAALESGWGKSESGKFNLSGIKGKGTTRSTKEYINGKMINIKDSFKDYKNYEDWANQYINLLTNKRYGKAFSMSEQEFMPYIIKQGYATDPNYISKYNKVLNEVKKYEVGGKIQRFKDGKPVKKAMTNGNYGTNLTGWQFFKGRMMDSPFFGALCALGLCTTENAPEYRRNLLYNRHNPSGNEATAIVDYLNLEGAHKPRPKSLSGTPAEEAFYARYHYLPQDLIKSTNIRRPNGKDDNLKDAEFVTTTKGMDLRMQALADTLNLGKLARMSPELYKKLQEKHEGLVDQEDLKKSYAFSKDLLDHPNVPKQAHEDLSIKKEKGADGGNYTGLGALRYYGMQWDDKDKQIYGWDSYNFDWWQRLIGSMPAREKSLEIRTKIPFDPTKGSKLLRDNLQYFDNE; translated from the coding sequence ATAGATACTAAATGGACAGATCACCTAGTAGCACAAGCAGCACTAGAATCTGGTTGGGGAAAAAGTGAATCAGGTAAATTCAATTTATCAGGTATTAAAGGTAAGGGTACAACAAGAAGTACTAAGGAATACATAAATGGTAAAATGATAAACATTAAAGATTCATTTAAAGATTACAAGAACTATGAAGATTGGGCAAACCAGTATATTAATTTACTTACTAACAAGAGGTATGGTAAAGCATTTAGTATGTCTGAACAAGAATTTATGCCTTATATAATAAAGCAAGGATACGCTACTGATCCTAATTATATAAGTAAGTATAATAAAGTACTTAATGAAGTAAAGAAATATGAAGTAGGTGGGAAGATTCAGAGATTTAAGGATGGGAAGCCTGTTAAGAAAGCAATGACTAATGGCAATTATGGAACTAATCTGACAGGTTGGCAATTCTTTAAAGGTAGAATGATGGATTCACCTTTCTTTGGGGCTTTATGTGCATTAGGTTTATGTACAACAGAAAATGCTCCAGAGTACAGAAGAAATTTGCTATATAATAGACATAACCCTTCTGGAAATGAAGCAACTGCAATAGTAGATTATTTAAATTTAGAGGGAGCTCATAAACCAAGGCCTAAAAGTCTCTCAGGCACTCCTGCAGAAGAAGCATTTTATGCTAGATATCATTACTTACCACAAGACTTAATAAAAAGTACCAATATTAGACGTCCTAATGGTAAAGATGATAATTTAAAAGATGCTGAATTTGTAACTACTACTAAAGGAATGGATTTAAGAATGCAAGCATTAGCTGATACTCTTAATCTAGGTAAATTAGCTAGAATGTCCCCAGAACTTTATAAAAAGCTACAAGAAAAACATGAAGGATTAGTTGATCAGGAAGATCTAAAAAAATCATATGCATTTTCTAAAGATTTACTAGATCATCCTAATGTGCCAAAACAAGCACATGAAGACTTATCTATTAAAAAGGAAAAAGGGGCAGACGGAGGCAACTATACTGGATTAGGAGCATTAAGATACTATGGAATGCAATGGGATGATAAGGACAAGCAAATATATGGTTGGGATTCTTATAACTTCGACTGGTGGCAAAGATTAATTGGTAGTATGCCTGCTAGAGAAAAGAGTTTGGAAATAAGAACTAAAATTCCATTTGATCCAACAAAAGGTTCTAAATTATTAAGAGATAATTTGCAATATTTTGATAATGAATAA
- a CDS encoding Panacea domain-containing protein — protein sequence MKSEAIALANYFVDLAKRDNKPLRQWGLMKRVYITYGFYLALYDKSILDPTVDRVEAWDKGPVITTVQEQFKYYKGDITGKASIGDETPELTDNSVKAVADMVWKRYTGYTDQQLVDLLHREGTPWSLCYRKGANATIPDLYTKTYYLKIVENLRARKANEQ from the coding sequence ATGAAATCAGAAGCAATAGCACTTGCAAATTACTTTGTTGATTTAGCAAAAAGAGATAATAAACCATTAAGGCAATGGGGATTAATGAAGCGTGTATATATTACATATGGCTTTTACTTAGCTTTATATGATAAATCAATACTTGATCCAACAGTAGATAGAGTAGAAGCATGGGATAAAGGACCTGTTATAACTACTGTACAAGAGCAATTTAAATATTATAAAGGAGATATTACTGGAAAAGCCTCTATTGGAGATGAAACACCAGAGTTGACAGATAATTCTGTTAAGGCTGTAGCAGATATGGTATGGAAAAGATATACAGGCTATACTGATCAACAACTAGTTGATTTATTGCATAGAGAAGGAACTCCGTGGTCTTTATGTTATAGAAAAGGAGCTAATGCTACAATTCCAGACTTGTATACCAAGACTTATTATCTTAAAATAGTAGAAAACCTTCGTGCAAGAAAAGCTAACGAACAATGA
- a CDS encoding ADP-ribosylglycohydrolase family protein, whose product MVNLNKDILLGTAIGDALGVPVEFEHRQELGKNPVVGMREYGTHNQPKGTWSDDTSLALCLAESLCNGYDLSDVGNNFVKWYYEGYWTPHGKVFDVGVTTARAISYLQSGCKPELAGMDRERDNGNGSLMRILPLVPYILNVEPEERYKIIGEVSSLTHRHPRSILACIALCEFAIEYINQKSCEKAYQTMQQILLQLLKREMFIEENVPFKRLIELSYNEFKAIELKDIRSTGYVIDTLEASLWCIFNTSSFKDAVLKAVNLGDDTDTVGAITGALAGIIYGSDSIPNEWLDVLARKDDIIELANRLDSVKG is encoded by the coding sequence ATGGTAAACTTGAATAAAGATATATTATTAGGAACAGCAATAGGCGATGCTTTAGGTGTTCCTGTTGAATTTGAACATAGACAAGAGTTAGGGAAGAATCCTGTTGTTGGAATGAGAGAGTACGGTACGCATAATCAACCTAAAGGTACATGGTCTGACGATACTTCTTTAGCCCTTTGTTTGGCGGAATCACTGTGTAATGGATATGATCTAAGTGATGTGGGAAACAACTTTGTAAAATGGTATTATGAAGGTTACTGGACACCTCACGGAAAAGTGTTTGATGTTGGTGTTACCACGGCAAGAGCAATATCCTATTTGCAAAGTGGATGTAAACCAGAACTGGCAGGAATGGATAGAGAAAGAGATAACGGTAACGGATCACTTATGAGAATATTACCATTGGTGCCTTATATCCTAAACGTGGAGCCAGAAGAGAGGTACAAGATCATAGGTGAAGTATCATCATTGACACATAGACATCCAAGAAGTATTCTGGCTTGTATTGCATTATGCGAGTTTGCGATAGAATACATTAATCAAAAATCGTGCGAGAAGGCTTACCAGACAATGCAACAAATACTATTACAACTTTTAAAAAGGGAAATGTTTATTGAAGAAAATGTTCCTTTTAAAAGGTTGATAGAACTGTCTTATAACGAATTTAAGGCAATTGAATTAAAGGACATACGTTCTACTGGATATGTAATTGATACACTGGAAGCTAGTTTATGGTGTATCTTTAATACTTCCAGTTTCAAAGATGCGGTATTAAAAGCTGTAAATTTGGGCGATGATACTGATACGGTTGGAGCTATTACAGGAGCGTTGGCAGGTATCATATACGGTAGTGATTCTATTCCTAATGAGTGGCTTGATGTATTAGCAAGAAAAGATGATATTATAGAATTAGCTAATAGATTAGATTCAGTAAAAGGATAA
- the folB gene encoding dihydroneopterin aldolase yields the protein MNGIIEIEGMEFFAFHGCYETERVVGNKFMVYARIETDCDKAAQTDNIADALSYLTAYEIIAKEMMITSHLLEHVAKRMIDALYNAFPQISHVTIKVSKLNPPLGGKIAATSVTLSK from the coding sequence ATGAATGGAATCATCGAAATTGAAGGAATGGAATTTTTCGCCTTCCACGGATGTTATGAAACAGAACGTGTCGTGGGAAATAAATTCATGGTTTACGCCCGTATCGAAACAGATTGCGACAAAGCAGCCCAAACAGATAACATCGCAGATGCTTTAAGTTATCTCACCGCATACGAGATTATCGCCAAAGAAATGATGATTACCTCACACTTGTTGGAACACGTGGCAAAAAGAATGATCGACGCACTATATAATGCCTTCCCGCAAATTTCTCATGTAACTATCAAGGTTTCAAAACTAAACCCGCCACTAGGAGGGAAGATCGCAGCCACGAGTGTTACTTTGTCAAAATAA
- a CDS encoding M18 family aminopeptidase: MVSWIKVTDIQCIIERAGELIKEVYNKRNFNVELKRDNTPVTEADKISSEYITSALKKLYPEIPVISEEASLPAYEEREKWAYAWIIDPLDGTKEFIYRNGRFCINIALVEKGKPIFGMINSVCDGEILWAFASGEKGMVKKGKEEALSGIGGKQSKLRVAVSRFHVTEWELRYVDYLKSLGHEVELVPLGASSKHCLLAKGEVDICPKFGKCSEWDVAAGQVLVEATGGYVVNAETGGEVRYNKENMISPPFVMFGKRVYDEIKEGNKTFLDFKAKSVVKNDYLGARRNEIKKQDIMEKQYAKELVEFIHESPTNFHAVANAKKELLGNGYKQLFSGEAWQIEKGGKYFVTKNHSSLFAFEIGSGEIAEEGFKIICAHSDSPTFKIKPNAAMPVAGKYLKLNTEVYGGPIMYTWFDRPLSMAGRVMLRSLNPLKPATQFVNFKRPLMVIPHIAIHFNRAVNDQGNPLSKQKDMLPVIAMINETFEKDNYLVKLIAEEMGVSQEDILDFDLTLYEYEKGCLFGANEEFISSGKLDDLAMAHAGLKAFVASEKCRKTKILAIFDNEEVGSGTKQGAGSPILRTIIERIVFGLGGKPEDLYRAIHNSFMISADMAHALHPNYVEKHDPTNHPVINGGPVIKINANQKYITDGDSAAVFKTICKMAGVPCQEFVNHSDMAGGSTLGNILLSQMEMRGVDIGNPMWAMHSVRETGGVLDHAYVIKAFTTFYNI, translated from the coding sequence ATGGTAAGTTGGATAAAAGTAACAGATATTCAGTGTATTATTGAACGAGCGGGAGAGTTGATAAAAGAGGTGTATAATAAGAGAAACTTTAATGTAGAGCTAAAGAGAGATAATACACCCGTGACAGAAGCGGATAAAATCTCGAGTGAGTATATCACAAGTGCCTTGAAAAAGTTATACCCGGAGATTCCGGTGATTAGCGAAGAGGCATCATTACCGGCTTATGAAGAAAGAGAGAAATGGGCGTACGCTTGGATTATTGATCCACTGGATGGTACAAAGGAATTTATATATCGGAATGGGCGTTTTTGTATTAATATTGCTCTTGTCGAAAAGGGAAAACCCATATTCGGGATGATTAATAGCGTGTGTGATGGTGAGATTTTATGGGCTTTTGCGAGCGGGGAGAAGGGAATGGTGAAAAAGGGAAAGGAAGAAGCTTTGTCGGGAATCGGGGGAAAACAATCAAAGTTGAGAGTGGCCGTCAGTCGTTTTCATGTAACGGAATGGGAACTACGGTATGTTGATTATTTGAAATCTCTGGGCCATGAGGTTGAACTTGTCCCGTTGGGGGCATCGTCAAAACATTGCCTCCTTGCTAAAGGAGAGGTGGATATATGTCCCAAATTCGGGAAATGCTCGGAATGGGATGTAGCGGCAGGACAAGTGCTTGTCGAAGCAACTGGTGGTTATGTGGTGAATGCGGAGACTGGAGGGGAGGTTCGGTATAATAAAGAGAATATGATAAGCCCTCCCTTTGTTATGTTTGGTAAACGTGTTTACGACGAAATTAAAGAAGGAAACAAGACTTTTTTAGATTTCAAGGCAAAAAGTGTAGTAAAAAATGATTACCTTGGGGCTCGAAGAAATGAAATAAAAAAACAAGATATAATGGAAAAACAATACGCGAAAGAATTAGTAGAGTTTATACATGAGAGTCCGACAAACTTTCATGCCGTGGCAAATGCCAAAAAAGAATTACTTGGTAATGGTTATAAGCAACTTTTCTCCGGTGAAGCATGGCAAATAGAAAAAGGAGGTAAATATTTCGTGACGAAAAATCACTCTTCACTTTTTGCTTTCGAGATTGGTAGCGGAGAGATTGCTGAAGAAGGGTTCAAGATTATTTGTGCCCATAGTGATTCTCCGACGTTTAAAATCAAACCGAATGCTGCGATGCCTGTTGCAGGAAAGTATTTGAAGTTGAACACGGAAGTGTATGGAGGACCCATTATGTACACGTGGTTCGATAGACCATTGTCCATGGCCGGACGGGTTATGTTGCGTAGTTTGAACCCGTTGAAGCCCGCTACCCAGTTCGTGAATTTCAAGCGACCGTTGATGGTTATTCCTCATATTGCCATCCATTTTAACCGCGCCGTGAACGATCAGGGAAACCCGTTGAGCAAACAGAAAGATATGCTTCCCGTGATTGCCATGATTAATGAGACTTTCGAAAAAGATAATTATTTGGTTAAACTTATCGCGGAAGAGATGGGAGTAAGTCAGGAAGACATACTTGATTTTGACCTGACTCTATATGAATACGAGAAAGGCTGTTTGTTCGGGGCGAACGAGGAGTTCATTTCAAGTGGCAAACTGGATGATTTAGCCATGGCTCATGCCGGGTTAAAAGCTTTCGTGGCTTCCGAGAAATGTCGTAAGACAAAAATTCTTGCTATTTTTGATAATGAAGAAGTGGGAAGTGGAACGAAACAGGGTGCCGGTTCTCCAATTTTGAGAACAATTATTGAACGTATCGTTTTCGGATTGGGAGGTAAACCGGAAGATTTGTATCGAGCAATTCATAATTCGTTCATGATTTCCGCGGATATGGCCCATGCTCTTCACCCGAACTACGTGGAGAAACATGATCCCACAAATCATCCGGTAATAAACGGTGGGCCCGTGATCAAGATCAATGCGAATCAGAAATACATCACGGACGGGGATTCTGCCGCCGTGTTTAAAACGATCTGCAAGATGGCGGGGGTACCTTGTCAGGAATTTGTAAACCATTCAGACATGGCCGGAGGTTCAACCTTGGGAAATATATTATTATCGCAAATGGAAATGCGTGGAGTGGATATCGGTAATCCCATGTGGGCAATGCATTCCGTTCGGGAAACGGGCGGGGTATTGGATCATGCTTACGTGATAAAAGCTTTCACCACGTTTTATAATATTTAA
- a CDS encoding DUF4251 domain-containing protein: protein MKHITTLIALALVLGSLAPLAAQTKMTAKEKRTQTRQERKIAQQKVKEQLYQDAVRALENNTFVLEANRLIFKRGRSANVSSIKNFISMENKKATVQVSFDTPRPLQNGLGGFTVEGNVSDIRMKKDKKGSIIYSFLVQGVSISAQVSLTLHRGSNNVSANISPSFHSNTLTMIGELLTQEKARVFEGFKR, encoded by the coding sequence ATGAAACATATAACTACACTCATCGCATTAGCCCTAGTGCTAGGCTCTCTAGCCCCTCTTGCCGCTCAAACTAAAATGACGGCAAAGGAAAAACGTACACAAACCAGACAAGAGCGTAAAATCGCTCAACAGAAAGTAAAAGAACAATTGTACCAAGACGCCGTTCGTGCTTTAGAAAACAACACGTTCGTACTGGAGGCCAATCGACTGATCTTTAAACGAGGTCGATCAGCAAACGTCAGTTCCATCAAGAATTTCATTTCCATGGAAAACAAAAAAGCCACCGTACAAGTGAGTTTTGATACCCCTCGCCCACTTCAAAACGGATTGGGAGGTTTTACCGTTGAAGGCAACGTTTCAGACATCCGGATGAAAAAGGATAAAAAAGGAAGTATCATTTATAGCTTTCTCGTCCAAGGTGTCAGCATTTCCGCACAAGTGAGCCTCACCCTTCACCGGGGTTCAAATAATGTTTCGGCAAATATCTCGCCTTCATTCCATTCCAACACGCTCACCATGATCGGAGAACTATTAACGCAAGAAAAAGCCCGTGTCTTTGAAGGATTTAAACGCTAA
- a CDS encoding pyridoxamine 5'-phosphate oxidase family protein, with the protein MNENKRLPEKFFDVLKHEGVVTVMSWGVEPHIVNTWNSYIVVTDDGRLLIPAYGFRKTEKNVNVNNKIKLALGSREVLGYKDYQGTGFIVTGTARYISSGDEYEYMKKKFPFLTRVFEVTVDKATQML; encoded by the coding sequence ATGAACGAAAACAAAAGATTACCCGAAAAATTCTTCGATGTATTAAAACATGAAGGTGTTGTAACTGTTATGTCATGGGGTGTTGAACCTCATATTGTTAATACATGGAATTCTTATATCGTGGTTACAGACGACGGACGCCTTCTCATCCCGGCCTACGGTTTTAGGAAGACTGAAAAGAATGTTAATGTGAACAACAAAATAAAACTGGCATTAGGTAGTAGAGAAGTTTTAGGCTATAAGGATTATCAAGGAACGGGTTTTATTGTCACGGGAACGGCTCGATATATCAGTTCTGGTGATGAATATGAATATATGAAAAAGAAATTCCCATTCCTTACTAGGGTATTTGAAGTTACCGTGGATAAAGCGACGCAGATGCTATAA
- a CDS encoding RNA polymerase sigma-70 factor, translating into MIIPDEKEILEKINRGDESGLQGLFDLYYKPLCVFALNFLDSYEEAEDVIQDLFVKFWERRGNTVFQGALRAYLFSSVQHNCIKILKSKRKYHFDEIENYEDFLEDKYTSNGMEEERERLYAEIEKLPEQCRKVFEAVVLKDMRYKEAAVQLDLSVNTVKTHLARAMKQLRSSLGIIVLVVVR; encoded by the coding sequence ATGATTATTCCTGATGAAAAGGAAATACTGGAGAAGATCAATCGGGGTGATGAATCCGGATTGCAAGGATTATTCGACTTATATTATAAGCCTTTGTGTGTATTTGCCTTGAATTTTTTAGATTCTTATGAAGAAGCTGAAGATGTGATACAAGATCTCTTCGTGAAATTTTGGGAACGACGAGGAAATACAGTGTTTCAAGGGGCTTTGCGTGCTTATTTGTTTTCTTCCGTACAGCATAATTGTATAAAGATATTGAAAAGTAAAAGGAAGTATCATTTTGATGAAATTGAAAATTACGAGGATTTCCTTGAAGATAAATATACTTCCAACGGGATGGAGGAAGAACGAGAGAGGTTGTATGCGGAAATAGAGAAATTGCCGGAGCAATGTCGAAAAGTGTTTGAAGCAGTTGTCTTGAAGGATATGAGGTATAAAGAGGCTGCGGTGCAACTTGATCTTTCTGTAAATACCGTGAAAACGCACCTTGCTCGGGCAATGAAACAATTGCGTAGTTCTTTAGGTATCATTGTTTTAGTTGTGGTACGATAA
- a CDS encoding FecR family protein, whose translation MDEKRIIELVILYSKDELTTSEASKLEIWLKVNEQNRGIFCDYLKRYRKARQIAFYDTVDEQRAWNQLARKIKRASISKKNRFVQYSLYAASLLLFVSFSLFLYIKNGSVTTENSLRDIPSGSAKAMLQLSDGRIVPLSNDSVLSLAEINGVVIMQDEEGGIRYLAGEGKNETVFNTIRVPRGGEYYLCLSDGTKVWLNSESELTYPVSSLENARNVYLKGEAYFEVARDEKHPFRVECEDSKITVLGTKFNVMAYKGQGNVVTTLVDGRVRVATGRDSLMLTPGEQAVSGTDGIDVKKVDVSFYIAWTLGVFEFEEMSLGQITEQLGRWYDMTFVYDDPLLREITFTGAAERHRPLDVVLKMIEKLSGVRFEVKNDVITIYKK comes from the coding sequence ATGGATGAAAAGAGAATTATCGAATTAGTTATTTTGTATAGTAAAGATGAATTGACAACTTCAGAAGCTTCGAAGTTGGAAATTTGGCTGAAAGTGAATGAACAAAATCGGGGGATTTTTTGCGATTATTTGAAAAGGTATAGAAAAGCTAGACAGATTGCATTTTATGATACCGTGGATGAACAACGGGCTTGGAATCAGTTGGCTCGAAAAATAAAGCGTGCTAGTATAAGCAAAAAGAATCGTTTTGTACAGTATTCTTTGTATGCGGCCTCTCTTTTATTATTTGTGTCGTTTTCATTATTCTTGTATATAAAAAATGGATCGGTTACAACCGAAAATTCTTTACGTGATATTCCTTCCGGTTCTGCCAAAGCTATGTTACAATTATCGGACGGACGCATTGTGCCTCTATCTAACGATTCGGTATTATCATTGGCAGAGATTAACGGGGTGGTTATAATGCAAGATGAGGAAGGTGGGATTCGTTATTTGGCAGGAGAGGGGAAAAATGAAACAGTGTTTAATACAATACGGGTGCCCCGGGGAGGGGAATACTATTTGTGTTTATCGGATGGGACGAAGGTTTGGTTGAATTCTGAGTCGGAATTGACTTATCCTGTTTCCTCGCTAGAAAATGCTAGAAATGTGTATTTGAAAGGCGAGGCTTATTTCGAGGTTGCGAGAGATGAAAAACACCCTTTTCGGGTAGAATGTGAGGATTCCAAGATTACGGTATTAGGGACGAAATTTAATGTTATGGCTTATAAGGGACAGGGAAATGTGGTGACTACTTTGGTGGATGGAAGAGTGCGAGTTGCCACGGGTAGGGATTCTTTAATGTTAACTCCGGGAGAACAGGCTGTATCCGGGACGGATGGTATCGATGTAAAGAAAGTAGATGTGAGTTTTTATATCGCTTGGACATTAGGTGTGTTTGAGTTTGAAGAAATGTCCTTAGGGCAAATTACAGAACAATTGGGGCGTTGGTATGATATGACATTTGTTTATGACGATCCGTTGTTACGGGAAATTACTTTTACGGGAGCTGCAGAGCGTCATCGCCCGTTGGATGTCGTTTTGAAAATGATAGAAAAACTTTCAGGAGTACGCTTTGAGGTGAAAAATGACGTGATTACGATTTATAAAAAGTAA